One stretch of Brevibacillus laterosporus DNA includes these proteins:
- a CDS encoding muramidase codes for MERSEFISLVSAPAQLAFEKYHIYASIIIAQAILESGFGNSIPKDPATGLLSYNIFGIKGVGPAGSVLVETKEYLQGKWITKKQAFKAYNSFLQSIEDHSQLLLKPRYKTVITANTPYLAAEQLEQSGYATDPQYAEKLQKLITAYSLTQYDQKTSPSEEAVAAWKLEVGKRALEEGIITSPEWLQDLDKPMPAWAVLAVALRVYDKCLENK; via the coding sequence ATGGAACGCTCAGAATTCATATCACTTGTAAGTGCACCTGCTCAGCTTGCCTTTGAAAAGTATCATATTTACGCCTCCATAATCATAGCTCAAGCTATTCTAGAATCTGGATTTGGTAACTCCATTCCAAAAGACCCTGCAACAGGCCTGTTATCTTATAATATTTTCGGGATAAAAGGAGTAGGTCCAGCCGGCTCCGTTCTTGTAGAAACCAAAGAGTATCTGCAGGGAAAGTGGATAACGAAAAAACAGGCTTTCAAAGCCTATAACAGTTTTCTTCAATCTATCGAAGACCACTCACAATTGTTATTAAAACCTCGCTATAAGACTGTTATTACAGCAAATACTCCTTATCTAGCAGCTGAACAACTGGAGCAATCAGGCTACGCTACCGACCCACAGTATGCAGAAAAGCTACAAAAATTGATTACAGCCTACAGCTTGACCCAGTATGATCAAAAAACGTCCCCATCGGAGGAAGCTGTAGCCGCTTGGAAGCTTGAAGTGGGGAAACGTGCTTTGGAAGAGGGAATCATCACATCCCCTGAATGGCTACAGGATTTAGATAAACCTATGCCTGCATGGGCTGTGCTAGCTGTGGCGCTACGTGTGTATGACAAATGCCTTGAAAATAAATAA
- a CDS encoding DUF4912 domain-containing protein codes for MKTKATRSSTDTDGPSIRIAWKDPQSILASWLVTEEYQQEIEQEFAIPFHELPLVLRLYDVTYRIEIKNDGLDSYTDYDINYRASNWILYGVMEGCKYCVDLGIRMVDGRFYSLSRSEILS; via the coding sequence ATGAAGACAAAAGCCACGCGGTCATCAACAGATACAGACGGCCCGAGTATACGTATTGCATGGAAAGACCCCCAATCAATTTTAGCCTCTTGGCTTGTGACGGAGGAATACCAGCAAGAGATTGAACAAGAATTTGCCATCCCATTCCATGAGCTGCCGCTAGTTCTTCGTCTGTATGATGTAACGTACCGGATTGAAATTAAGAATGACGGGCTAGACAGCTACACAGATTATGACATCAATTATCGGGCAAGCAATTGGATTCTTTACGGAGTAATGGAAGGGTGCAAATACTGTGTTGATCTTGGCATACGTATGGTAGACGGAAGGTTTTATTCGCTATCCAGATCCGAAATACTTTCGTAA
- a CDS encoding amino acid ABC transporter substrate-binding protein, translated as MKKSWYSTALVSILALSLFVAGCGSSNQGTTDEQGGNTTAKNSLEAIKTAGKVRIGTEGTYAPFTYHDSTGQLTGFDVDIAREIAKRLGVEPQFVESKWDGIIAGLDANRFDMVVNEVGIRADRKEKFDFSDPYIVSKAVLIVNEDNNEITSFADLKGKKSAQSLTSNLTDLARDNGAEIVQSEGFNQAIELLLSKRVDATVNDGLSFLDFKKQKPDAKIRIAAEHPDATQNGIMFAKGKHKELIEAVNKALKEMKADGTYLKISEKYFGADVSK; from the coding sequence ATGAAAAAATCTTGGTACTCTACTGCACTTGTTTCTATTCTAGCGCTCTCTCTATTTGTAGCTGGTTGTGGGTCATCTAATCAGGGAACTACAGACGAGCAGGGAGGAAACACTACAGCGAAGAACTCCTTGGAAGCAATCAAAACGGCTGGAAAGGTTCGCATTGGTACAGAAGGCACCTACGCACCTTTTACGTACCATGATTCTACAGGTCAGCTGACTGGCTTTGATGTGGATATTGCCCGTGAAATTGCTAAACGCCTCGGCGTAGAACCTCAATTTGTCGAAAGCAAATGGGATGGTATAATTGCTGGACTTGATGCGAATCGTTTTGACATGGTTGTAAACGAGGTCGGCATTCGAGCAGACCGCAAAGAAAAATTTGATTTCTCTGACCCATACATCGTATCTAAAGCAGTGCTCATCGTTAACGAAGATAATAATGAGATTACCTCTTTTGCAGATTTGAAAGGGAAAAAATCAGCGCAATCACTGACAAGTAATTTAACAGACTTAGCTCGTGATAATGGAGCTGAGATTGTACAGTCAGAAGGATTTAATCAAGCGATTGAGCTTTTATTGTCTAAACGAGTAGATGCAACGGTTAACGATGGTTTATCCTTCCTTGACTTTAAGAAACAAAAGCCTGATGCGAAAATCAGAATTGCAGCGGAGCATCCAGATGCGACTCAAAATGGAATTATGTTCGCGAAGGGCAAACATAAAGAACTGATTGAAGCAGTAAATAAAGCTTTAAAAGAGATGAAAGCAGATGGTACTTATTTGAAAATCTCCGAGAAATATTTTGGTGCAGACGTCTCCAAATAA
- a CDS encoding DUF3055 domain-containing protein: MEVMELLYDVNEEAKVRFLGFATETTRYDFGIVYTHRFFGKPMVVCMQTGQSTLLSSEDTLNPKHLQEIFKLSCLTQANELSQFFRDNLPSMPFQDQY; the protein is encoded by the coding sequence ATGGAAGTAATGGAATTGTTGTATGACGTGAACGAAGAGGCCAAGGTTCGTTTTCTGGGCTTTGCAACCGAAACGACTCGCTATGATTTTGGGATAGTGTACACACACCGTTTTTTTGGAAAACCAATGGTGGTATGTATGCAGACTGGACAATCAACGTTATTAAGTTCAGAAGACACACTGAATCCAAAACATCTGCAAGAAATCTTTAAATTGTCATGTTTGACCCAAGCAAATGAGCTCTCTCAATTCTTTCGTGATAACTTACCGTCCATGCCATTTCAGGATCAATACTAA
- a CDS encoding N-acetyldiaminopimelate deacetylase produces the protein MISPFVAIRRELHKIPEPGFSEFKTQQFLLSFIAQMPQEHIEVTTWKTGVLVKVNGTSPKRMLAWRADMDGLPIEEETNYDFRSEHPGYMHACGHDIHMAIGLGILNQFAQCPAIDDLLFIFQPAEEGPGGAEPMLASPEFRRYQPDAIFALHIAPEYPVGTIAMKEGVFFANTSELFIDVKGRGGHAAYPHLANDMVVVAAHLLTQLQTIVARNVNPLDAGVITVGKIEGGTKQNIIAETARLEGTIRTLSQDSMQKMKQRIEALVQGVETGFDCQASIDYGAMYCQVYNDPKLSEKFMTWLDQQEDVTLVRCTEAMTGEDFGYFLAEIPGFLFWLGVDTPYGLHHAKLEPNEQAIENAIGIVTRFFRQYANVMSNEIK, from the coding sequence ATGATATCTCCCTTTGTAGCAATTCGCCGAGAGTTGCACAAAATCCCAGAGCCTGGATTTTCTGAGTTTAAAACGCAACAGTTTTTGCTTTCTTTTATCGCTCAAATGCCTCAGGAGCATATAGAAGTGACGACTTGGAAAACAGGTGTGCTGGTTAAAGTGAACGGAACCTCTCCAAAGCGGATGCTGGCTTGGCGTGCTGACATGGATGGACTACCGATTGAAGAAGAGACCAACTATGATTTTCGCTCGGAACACCCAGGATATATGCATGCATGCGGACATGATATACACATGGCAATTGGGCTTGGTATCTTGAACCAGTTTGCTCAATGTCCTGCTATAGACGATCTACTATTTATTTTTCAACCTGCGGAAGAGGGACCAGGAGGTGCGGAACCGATGCTGGCAAGCCCTGAGTTTCGTCGCTATCAACCTGATGCCATCTTCGCATTGCATATTGCACCAGAATATCCAGTTGGGACCATTGCAATGAAAGAAGGAGTTTTCTTTGCTAACACTTCTGAGTTATTCATTGATGTGAAGGGAAGGGGTGGTCATGCAGCTTACCCGCATCTTGCCAATGATATGGTGGTTGTAGCGGCCCATCTGTTGACCCAATTACAAACGATTGTTGCTCGCAATGTGAATCCATTGGATGCTGGAGTCATTACGGTTGGTAAAATAGAAGGCGGTACAAAGCAGAATATCATCGCTGAGACGGCTCGACTAGAAGGAACTATTCGTACGCTGTCTCAAGATTCCATGCAAAAAATGAAACAGCGGATTGAAGCACTTGTCCAAGGTGTGGAAACAGGCTTTGACTGTCAAGCGTCAATTGATTACGGAGCCATGTATTGTCAGGTATATAATGATCCAAAGCTTTCGGAAAAATTTATGACCTGGTTGGACCAGCAGGAAGACGTTACGTTGGTTCGGTGCACAGAAGCGATGACTGGTGAAGATTTTGGGTACTTTTTGGCTGAAATTCCTGGCTTTTTATTTTGGCTTGGGGTAGATACTCCTTATGGATTGCATCATGCTAAGTTGGAGCCAAATGAACAAGCCATTGAGAATGCAATTGGAATCGTTACACGTTTCTTTCGTCAGTATGCAAACGTGATGTCAAACGAAATCAAATAA
- a CDS encoding aminotransferase class III-fold pyridoxal phosphate-dependent enzyme: protein MTDWLQKDETYLMSTYKRLPIAIEKGEGNYLHDTEGKAYLDLFTGLAVSVLGHSHPKIVEALVEQGEKFLHISNIFLNKPAITLAEQLVKHTIPGKVFFSNSGAEATEAAIKLVHKWAKATGKENAGVIVLQNSFHGRTLGAVKLTRQAHVYQDYPLPAFPVYEVAPGDVEGLREIITRYSPACLLMEPVLGSGGVIPLSGSFLETAFALCKEHDVLFAMDEIQTGMGRTGKLFAYQHAAIQPDLILFAKGVGGGLPLGGVIAGEKLANLFVPGDHGTTFAPSPLSAALGNAVMEALLVDGCLEEGKKQAEYLWERIVSLIAEYPHLLADIRGKGMMLGIQTKLTPEQVSQIQKEMLEAGFLIDVTQKTIIRLLPPLTLTSEETDRFVACFRDVLKQTTRLKGEVS, encoded by the coding sequence ATGACGGATTGGCTACAAAAAGATGAAACCTATTTGATGTCCACCTACAAACGATTGCCGATTGCGATCGAAAAGGGAGAGGGCAATTATTTACATGATACAGAGGGAAAAGCTTATCTCGATTTGTTTACTGGTCTTGCTGTCTCTGTTCTGGGTCACTCTCACCCCAAAATTGTAGAAGCTCTTGTAGAACAAGGAGAAAAATTCTTGCATATCTCCAACATTTTTTTGAACAAGCCAGCCATCACATTGGCAGAGCAGTTAGTTAAGCATACCATTCCAGGGAAAGTGTTTTTTAGCAACTCAGGGGCGGAAGCAACAGAAGCTGCAATAAAGCTTGTGCATAAATGGGCCAAAGCGACGGGAAAAGAGAACGCTGGGGTTATTGTGTTACAAAACAGCTTTCACGGTAGAACGCTTGGTGCTGTCAAATTAACTAGACAAGCTCACGTTTATCAGGATTACCCTCTACCGGCGTTCCCTGTATATGAAGTCGCGCCCGGTGATGTAGAGGGGTTGCGAGAGATTATCACGAGGTACTCCCCTGCATGCTTGTTAATGGAGCCTGTCCTCGGATCAGGCGGAGTCATTCCTCTTTCTGGGAGTTTTTTGGAAACAGCTTTTGCTCTATGTAAAGAACATGATGTTCTATTTGCCATGGATGAAATTCAAACAGGTATGGGGCGAACTGGTAAGTTGTTTGCCTACCAGCATGCAGCGATACAACCTGATCTGATCTTATTTGCCAAAGGTGTAGGTGGTGGGCTACCGCTAGGTGGGGTAATTGCTGGTGAGAAACTGGCGAATCTTTTCGTTCCTGGGGACCATGGAACAACGTTTGCTCCTTCTCCATTGAGTGCAGCATTGGGTAATGCAGTTATGGAAGCGTTGCTGGTAGATGGATGCCTAGAAGAGGGTAAAAAGCAGGCTGAGTATTTGTGGGAGAGAATTGTTAGTTTGATTGCAGAATATCCACATTTACTAGCGGATATTAGAGGCAAAGGTATGATGCTTGGCATTCAGACAAAACTTACTCCAGAACAGGTTAGTCAGATTCAAAAAGAGATGCTAGAAGCGGGATTTTTAATTGATGTTACGCAAAAAACGATTATTCGTCTGTTACCACCTCTCACTTTAACCAGTGAGGAAACCGATCGATTTGTGGCGTGCTTCCGCGATGTGTTAAAGCAAACGACCCGCTTGAAGGGGGAAGTTAGTTAA
- a CDS encoding amino acid ABC transporter permease: MEVEQSDRIIGIIVDSFLPLLKAGILYTIPLTLLSFIIGLILAFFTAIARLSSNKLLYGISSFYVWVVRGTPLLVQLFIIFYGLPKLGVTIDPFPAAIIGFSLSVGAYNSEVIRAAIQSVPKGQWEAAYTIGMTKNQARRRIIIPQALRVAIPPLGNSFISLVKDTSLAATITVTEMFQISQQITAMTYEPLVLYCEVAVIYLFFSTILSALQSRVEHRLERRMAR; this comes from the coding sequence ATGGAAGTGGAACAATCTGATCGTATTATTGGTATTATCGTGGATTCATTTCTCCCGCTGTTAAAGGCGGGAATTTTGTACACGATACCTCTTACGTTACTATCTTTTATCATTGGATTGATACTTGCTTTTTTTACTGCGATTGCCCGGTTATCCTCCAATAAATTGTTGTATGGGATATCCAGCTTTTATGTGTGGGTTGTTCGGGGTACTCCATTGTTGGTGCAATTATTTATTATTTTCTATGGATTGCCTAAGTTGGGCGTTACTATCGATCCATTCCCGGCTGCAATTATTGGTTTTTCTTTAAGTGTGGGAGCATATAACTCCGAAGTAATTCGTGCAGCCATTCAGTCAGTGCCTAAGGGACAGTGGGAAGCCGCGTATACAATCGGGATGACCAAAAATCAGGCAAGACGCCGAATCATTATTCCCCAAGCTTTACGTGTAGCGATACCACCGCTTGGTAATTCATTTATCAGCTTGGTGAAGGATACTTCTCTAGCTGCTACCATTACCGTGACAGAAATGTTTCAGATATCTCAACAGATCACTGCAATGACATACGAGCCTTTGGTATTGTACTGTGAGGTAGCGGTCATCTATCTATTCTTCAGTACGATATTGTCTGCATTGCAGAGCCGTGTGGAACATCGTCTGGAACGCCGTATGGCTAGGTAG
- a CDS encoding MarR family transcriptional regulator → MKDTAIRQVHEALNTLRAINVVNKDDWERAAKTANLDSSVQLNILWIICCYEGVRVTQIADWTFWHPSSIVIHIKKLMEKQLVSIEKSDIDGRVVHVYPTSAGRQVIEKSRENTPSLFRLTEALEKLKERYSVVVVELFFECISFLAQTLHGADKVRWIQEGEERFPENQSSAG, encoded by the coding sequence ATGAAGGATACAGCGATACGGCAGGTGCATGAAGCATTAAATACATTGCGGGCAATCAATGTTGTGAACAAAGACGATTGGGAAAGAGCTGCAAAAACAGCGAACTTGGATTCATCGGTACAATTAAATATTTTGTGGATCATTTGCTGCTATGAAGGAGTGCGTGTTACACAGATTGCTGATTGGACGTTTTGGCATCCCTCATCCATTGTCATTCATATAAAAAAGCTTATGGAAAAACAATTAGTGAGCATTGAAAAATCCGATATTGATGGTAGGGTCGTTCATGTGTATCCTACAAGCGCAGGACGTCAGGTTATTGAAAAAAGCAGGGAGAACACACCTAGTCTATTCCGCTTAACAGAGGCGTTGGAAAAATTAAAAGAGCGCTACTCAGTTGTAGTAGTAGAACTGTTTTTTGAATGCATATCATTCCTTGCTCAAACCCTACACGGTGCAGATAAAGTTAGATGGATTCAGGAAGGGGAAGAGCGTTTTCCTGAGAATCAAAGCTCTGCTGGATGA
- a CDS encoding MFS transporter translates to MKLLHNTYITELIIIQPIHKNKSFLLLMSGEIVAGITMWVCMLLNLQFMSKIMQTNLGTGLLLMTGMLASILFLPTVGKMIDQYDKQKILIASSCIRCFAPVCMYFAISYTSIGWLVASLIVNQVAGSMYLPTVRAGLPALVGEANLLSANTLYMNIATMARIAGTAVGGLLLSLFSMQTVTVGAFFGFLMLVIIVLFVQIPQSHQKKKQTGEKLKFTEVFELMKKEPSVTVGLISTGVVTLFLGGFNLLVLAFGKLQDSSTIMGYIYAVEGSSVLLAGIFVQKLVSRVNLVQVSSLLVLVIGMAEWGMSFGTNQIMVLLSFGLLGFTLGFIYPMVTTVFQKRLPETVQGRFFSFKEIVDRIIIQVAMLITSASLDFIGLSTFLILLGFFTICTGLFTYLYGKRQNLVVTHLGSQNESVQG, encoded by the coding sequence ATTAAGTTATTACACAACACGTATATAACGGAGCTGATTATTATTCAACCTATTCACAAGAACAAGTCATTTCTTTTATTAATGTCAGGTGAAATTGTTGCTGGAATTACCATGTGGGTGTGCATGTTATTGAATCTACAGTTTATGTCAAAGATCATGCAAACCAATTTGGGAACTGGCCTATTACTAATGACAGGGATGCTTGCAAGCATTCTATTTTTACCTACAGTGGGGAAAATGATTGATCAGTATGATAAGCAAAAAATTCTGATTGCCTCCTCATGCATAAGGTGTTTTGCCCCTGTATGTATGTATTTTGCTATTAGCTATACCTCGATCGGCTGGTTAGTCGCTTCGTTAATTGTGAATCAAGTAGCAGGTTCCATGTATTTACCAACGGTACGCGCGGGATTACCAGCTTTGGTCGGGGAAGCTAACCTGCTATCTGCAAACACGCTCTATATGAACATTGCTACCATGGCTAGAATTGCTGGGACAGCTGTAGGTGGCTTACTGCTATCATTATTTTCTATGCAGACCGTCACAGTGGGGGCTTTTTTCGGTTTTCTGATGTTAGTAATCATTGTGTTGTTTGTTCAAATTCCACAGTCGCACCAGAAGAAAAAACAAACTGGAGAAAAGTTGAAATTCACAGAAGTTTTCGAATTAATGAAAAAGGAGCCATCAGTAACCGTTGGGCTGATTAGCACGGGGGTAGTGACACTCTTCTTGGGTGGATTTAATCTATTGGTACTTGCTTTCGGAAAATTGCAGGATTCATCAACAATCATGGGTTATATTTATGCGGTAGAAGGATCAAGTGTACTACTTGCCGGTATTTTTGTACAAAAATTGGTAAGTCGAGTAAATCTAGTACAGGTGTCGTCTTTACTCGTATTGGTGATCGGAATGGCAGAATGGGGAATGTCGTTTGGCACAAATCAAATCATGGTTTTGCTTTCCTTTGGATTGCTGGGTTTTACATTAGGTTTTATATATCCGATGGTGACCACTGTTTTTCAAAAAAGGTTACCAGAAACGGTACAGGGACGCTTTTTTAGTTTTAAAGAGATCGTGGATCGCATCATTATTCAAGTTGCTATGCTCATTACGTCAGCCAGTTTAGATTTTATTGGACTCTCTACCTTCCTTATTCTACTAGGTTTCTTCACGATATGTACGGGACTATTTACATACCTATACGGAAAAAGGCAAAACCTAGTGGTAACGCATCTTGGATCTCAGAATGAATCGGTACAGGGATAA
- a CDS encoding WG repeat-containing protein — MNLSKWTKAGIVAVLCLPLMHVAGSHNFLQAAEKKPAYVDQVSSSSKASVATGQGLQTIAKTSGVEESTLADDKQEIRLYSIQDQDKHGFIDATGKVVITPQFEVVGEFHEGLAVAKKDGKYGFINQHGSFVIPAQYEEADSFSEGVAAVKSGDRFGFITKDNEMVIPATFQFARGFQNGLAAIGENNKYGFINKHGQIVIQPEYEIVWGFQEGTTVAYKDGKAGYLDQTGKVIIPFAYQIANPFQEGLALVYAGEDKGYSLINKQGQEVVKPDGFEPGSFSEGVADVMVDIDGAGDFKAGYINKKGEFLLPPTYERTLPFSEGLASVKVNGKYGFINKQGKMVIKPQFESGGVFHNGLAYEVTHDEQGYTFCYVNKQGEIIWRSSVMKEFPGDLE; from the coding sequence ATGAATCTCTCAAAATGGACAAAAGCCGGTATTGTTGCAGTACTTTGTCTGCCGCTGATGCATGTAGCGGGTTCACACAATTTTTTGCAAGCAGCTGAGAAAAAACCAGCGTACGTAGATCAGGTTTCCTCATCATCAAAAGCATCAGTAGCTACTGGGCAAGGACTACAAACGATAGCAAAAACAAGTGGGGTGGAAGAATCCACATTAGCAGATGATAAACAAGAAATTCGCCTGTATTCCATTCAGGATCAAGATAAACATGGTTTTATCGATGCAACAGGAAAAGTGGTAATCACTCCGCAATTTGAAGTGGTTGGTGAGTTTCATGAGGGGCTAGCCGTAGCCAAAAAAGATGGGAAATACGGGTTTATCAACCAACATGGGTCTTTTGTAATTCCAGCACAATATGAAGAAGCAGATTCGTTCTCAGAAGGAGTAGCTGCTGTTAAATCTGGTGATCGTTTTGGGTTTATTACCAAAGATAATGAGATGGTAATCCCAGCAACGTTCCAGTTTGCTCGCGGCTTTCAAAATGGCTTAGCTGCTATTGGAGAAAATAATAAATATGGTTTTATTAATAAGCATGGGCAAATCGTGATTCAACCAGAATATGAGATTGTGTGGGGTTTTCAAGAAGGTACTACAGTGGCGTATAAGGATGGGAAAGCAGGCTATCTTGATCAAACAGGAAAAGTCATCATTCCATTCGCCTATCAGATTGCTAATCCATTCCAAGAGGGACTAGCTCTGGTATATGCAGGTGAAGACAAAGGATATAGTCTGATCAATAAACAAGGTCAAGAAGTAGTTAAACCAGATGGATTTGAGCCTGGTAGCTTTTCGGAAGGTGTAGCTGACGTGATGGTAGATATAGATGGCGCTGGAGATTTTAAAGCTGGCTATATCAACAAAAAAGGAGAATTTTTGCTCCCTCCCACCTATGAACGTACGTTACCTTTTTCAGAAGGGCTGGCTTCCGTTAAAGTGAATGGTAAGTATGGTTTTATTAATAAACAAGGTAAAATGGTAATTAAACCTCAGTTTGAATCAGGTGGTGTGTTTCATAATGGTTTGGCTTATGAAGTGACCCATGACGAACAAGGATATACCTTTTGCTACGTAAATAAACAAGGAGAAATCATTTGGAGAAGTTCTGTTATGAAGGAGTTTCCAGGTGATTTAGAGTAA
- a CDS encoding DUF1885 family protein yields the protein MNMQSAYVYLVDGSIGSTVTLDDVKTFLQNYRDKTSKTGQQLDWSYTDASFPYHIEEPVEGKDTFFILKGKDPDLYKYVIIGVGTHHKDNQERAFIQISIPDTATQNDKSKGNEYCRYLAREVKGELHLFNGRIQYFQPRKP from the coding sequence GTGAATATGCAATCCGCCTATGTATATCTAGTAGATGGTTCCATCGGCTCCACGGTTACTCTTGATGATGTCAAAACATTTTTACAAAACTATCGAGATAAAACCAGTAAAACAGGTCAACAATTGGATTGGAGCTATACAGATGCTTCCTTTCCCTATCATATCGAAGAACCAGTGGAAGGAAAAGATACATTTTTCATTTTAAAGGGTAAAGATCCAGATCTTTATAAATATGTGATCATTGGCGTAGGCACACATCATAAAGACAATCAGGAACGCGCTTTTATTCAAATTAGTATCCCGGACACGGCAACCCAAAACGATAAAAGTAAAGGAAACGAATACTGCCGCTACCTAGCTCGTGAAGTAAAAGGAGAACTTCATCTATTTAACGGAAGAATTCAGTATTTTCAGCCACGCAAGCCTTAA
- a CDS encoding GapA-binding peptide SR1P, with product MTTIVCQKCGDIIEHLESPQVKTLYGLCDCPCHQHDNEHE from the coding sequence ATGACGACAATCGTTTGTCAGAAATGCGGAGACATCATTGAACATTTAGAATCGCCACAAGTGAAAACACTTTACGGTTTATGCGATTGCCCGTGCCATCAGCATGATAATGAACATGAATAG
- a CDS encoding amino acid ABC transporter ATP-binding protein, which translates to MIEIKGLHKSFQQVEVLKDISLGIDKGEAVVIIGPSGSGKTTLLRCMNLLEIPTKGSMQVGGQRLEFTPITKMKEKDLLPVRKQSGMVFQSYNLFPHMTALENVMEGQVIVKKRSKEAAQARAEEMLTKVGLADRMNMYPHQLSGGQQQRVGIARAMALDPTVLLFDEPTSALDPELVGEVLKVMKQLAEEGMTMVIVTHEMNFARDVADRVIFMDGGVILEQGTPEEIFEHSKNERTRQFLRRLQS; encoded by the coding sequence ATGATCGAGATTAAAGGACTTCATAAAAGCTTTCAACAGGTTGAAGTATTAAAAGACATTTCGCTTGGCATTGATAAAGGAGAAGCTGTCGTCATAATAGGTCCCTCTGGTTCTGGAAAGACTACCTTGCTCAGATGCATGAATCTTTTGGAAATACCTACAAAGGGCAGTATGCAGGTAGGTGGTCAACGCCTAGAGTTTACACCTATAACTAAAATGAAGGAAAAGGATTTGCTACCTGTTCGTAAGCAGTCAGGAATGGTTTTTCAGAGTTATAATCTTTTTCCACACATGACAGCATTAGAAAATGTGATGGAAGGACAGGTCATTGTCAAAAAACGCTCAAAGGAAGCCGCTCAAGCAAGAGCAGAAGAAATGCTTACAAAAGTGGGGCTTGCAGATCGTATGAACATGTATCCTCATCAGCTATCTGGAGGACAACAGCAGCGGGTCGGTATTGCCCGTGCGATGGCGCTAGATCCGACAGTGTTACTCTTTGATGAACCTACCTCGGCTTTGGATCCAGAATTGGTTGGTGAGGTACTAAAGGTCATGAAACAGTTGGCAGAAGAAGGCATGACAATGGTGATCGTGACGCACGAAATGAACTTTGCGCGGGATGTAGCAGATCGTGTAATCTTTATGGACGGTGGCGTCATTTTGGAGCAAGGTACGCCTGAGGAAATTTTTGAGCATTCGAAAAATGAACGAACTCGCCAGTTTTTGCGGCGTTTACAATCTTAA
- the dapD gene encoding 2,3,4,5-tetrahydropyridine-2,6-dicarboxylate N-acetyltransferase has translation MNMMDAHEIISFIQKSEKKTPVKVHVKGNLEGIDFGENTKTFITGNVGVLFGEWKDIQPVIDANKDSIVDYVVESDRRNSAIPILDTKGIQARIEPGAVIRDQVHIGNNAVIMMGAVINIGASIGEGTMIDMGAIIGGRGTVGKNCHIGAGAVVAGVIEPPSATPVIIEDDVLVGANAVILEGVRIGQGSVVAAGAVVTQDVPANVVVAGTPARIIKEIDAKTKSKTEIMQELRQL, from the coding sequence ATGAACATGATGGATGCCCACGAAATTATCAGCTTTATTCAAAAAAGCGAAAAGAAGACGCCTGTGAAGGTACATGTAAAGGGTAATTTAGAAGGTATCGATTTTGGTGAGAATACCAAAACCTTTATTACAGGCAATGTAGGCGTATTGTTTGGCGAATGGAAAGACATACAGCCTGTAATTGATGCGAATAAGGACAGCATTGTAGATTATGTGGTAGAGAGCGACCGTCGCAATTCTGCAATTCCGATACTAGATACAAAAGGAATTCAGGCGCGTATTGAGCCAGGTGCAGTCATTCGCGATCAAGTACACATTGGAAATAATGCGGTTATTATGATGGGTGCAGTTATCAATATCGGTGCTTCTATCGGTGAGGGTACAATGATCGATATGGGTGCTATTATTGGAGGACGTGGTACTGTTGGTAAAAATTGCCATATTGGTGCAGGAGCTGTCGTTGCTGGTGTTATTGAGCCACCCTCTGCAACTCCGGTAATCATTGAGGATGATGTATTGGTTGGAGCAAATGCTGTCATTTTAGAAGGTGTACGCATTGGACAAGGTTCAGTGGTTGCTGCAGGAGCTGTCGTTACACAGGATGTTCCAGCGAACGTGGTAGTAGCGGGTACACCAGCGAGAATCATCAAAGAGATTGATGCAAAAACCAAATCCAAAACGGAGATCATGCAAGAACTTCGTCAGCTATAA